A portion of the Actomonas aquatica genome contains these proteins:
- a CDS encoding M14 family metallopeptidase has product MSAVKTCPFEPADFQARFRASALAQGFREEPWTTIDGVPLAAFTKRPSAAVRRSVPALPRIYVSTGVHGDEPAPPLALLQLLDEGIFDDSAIWFLVPMVNPTGFRLSTRENHDGIDLNRDYLRPVSPEVQAHVHWLQSQPRFDLALCLHEDWESKGFYLYELNTRDTPGIARALRDAGQTVLPIDPDEMIDGRPIDEPGIIRPEADPALRETWPEAIYLRHHHTPLCYTTETPSSVALDQRIATINAMVRTALRLTTQSGAT; this is encoded by the coding sequence GTGAGCGCTGTCAAAACCTGCCCATTCGAACCCGCCGACTTCCAGGCTCGTTTTCGCGCCAGTGCCCTCGCCCAGGGTTTTCGCGAGGAACCGTGGACCACCATCGACGGCGTCCCCCTCGCCGCCTTCACCAAACGCCCGTCCGCGGCCGTCCGGCGCAGTGTCCCTGCTCTGCCCCGCATCTACGTGTCCACCGGCGTGCACGGCGACGAACCCGCCCCGCCGCTCGCCCTGTTGCAACTGCTTGACGAAGGCATCTTCGACGACTCCGCCATTTGGTTCCTCGTGCCCATGGTTAACCCGACGGGCTTTCGCCTCAGCACCCGCGAGAACCACGACGGCATCGACCTCAACCGCGATTACCTCCGCCCGGTCTCACCCGAGGTTCAGGCCCACGTGCATTGGCTGCAGTCCCAGCCGCGCTTCGATCTCGCCCTCTGCCTCCACGAGGATTGGGAGTCCAAGGGGTTCTACCTCTACGAGCTGAACACCCGTGACACGCCGGGCATCGCCCGCGCCCTCCGCGACGCCGGCCAGACCGTGTTACCCATCGATCCCGACGAAATGATAGACGGCCGTCCCATCGACGAACCCGGCATCATCCGCCCGGAAGCCGATCCCGCCCTGCGCGAAACCTGGCCAGAGGCGATCTACCTCCGTCACCACCACACGCCGCTGTGCTACACCACCGAAACACCGTCGTCGGTGGCGCTCGATCAACGCATCGCCACCATCAACGCGATGGTGCGCACCGCCCTCCGCCTCACAACGCAGAGCGGTGCCACGTGA
- a CDS encoding glutamate--tRNA ligase, giving the protein MSQVRVRFAPSPTGFFHIGSARTALFNWLYARHTGGTFILRVEDTDKERNSEAFLNVIYDSMRWLGLNWDEGPHAGGDCGPYRQSERAHIYTEYLEKLRAAGRVYEQDGATWFKISGEPQVIEDAIRGRVERTEEKDFVIIRSDGNPVFHFVNVVDDISMGVTHVIRGEDHLSNTSKHTELFKAFGAPLPTFAHIPLILKQDGPGKMSKRDKGALIEEYQNRGYLPEAVVNFLCLLGWNPKDDSEKMPIAEIIERFDFPGVNQSNARFDERKMAHMNMQYLLEMPPADYLSLAQSYFSRSETHAAVMQAADEAYFAEVIAISQPKVKAIDELPDYTVYFFTEEFPWNDKAIKKVFKKGEPLERLAELRELIAGDLDLNDETGVEEAIKTFAETKGFGFGDYQAVARLAVTGTNAGPGLTQIFRVLGKDKVVSRMGHFLANPPSAE; this is encoded by the coding sequence ATGTCCCAAGTCCGCGTTCGTTTTGCTCCCAGTCCCACGGGGTTCTTCCACATCGGCAGCGCCCGCACGGCGCTGTTCAACTGGCTGTATGCCCGCCACACCGGCGGCACCTTCATTCTGCGAGTGGAGGACACCGACAAAGAGCGCAACAGTGAGGCGTTTCTCAACGTGATCTACGACAGCATGCGCTGGCTCGGGCTCAACTGGGACGAAGGACCTCACGCGGGCGGCGATTGCGGCCCGTATCGCCAGAGCGAGCGTGCGCATATTTATACGGAGTATTTGGAGAAGCTCCGCGCGGCCGGGCGGGTTTACGAGCAGGACGGTGCGACCTGGTTTAAGATTTCCGGTGAGCCGCAGGTGATCGAGGACGCCATCCGCGGACGGGTGGAGCGCACCGAGGAGAAGGACTTCGTGATCATCCGTTCCGACGGCAATCCGGTGTTTCACTTCGTGAACGTGGTCGACGACATTTCGATGGGCGTGACCCACGTCATTCGCGGCGAGGACCACCTTTCCAACACCAGCAAGCACACCGAACTCTTCAAAGCGTTCGGGGCGCCGCTGCCGACCTTTGCCCACATCCCGCTCATCCTGAAGCAGGATGGCCCGGGTAAGATGTCCAAGCGCGACAAGGGCGCGCTGATCGAGGAGTATCAGAATCGCGGATACTTGCCGGAGGCGGTGGTTAATTTCCTCTGTCTGCTGGGGTGGAACCCCAAGGACGACAGCGAGAAGATGCCGATTGCGGAGATCATCGAGCGCTTCGACTTCCCGGGCGTGAATCAAAGCAATGCCCGCTTTGACGAGCGCAAGATGGCGCACATGAACATGCAGTATCTGCTGGAGATGCCCCCGGCGGATTACCTCTCGCTGGCGCAGTCGTATTTCAGTCGCAGCGAGACTCACGCGGCGGTGATGCAGGCGGCGGATGAGGCCTACTTTGCCGAAGTGATCGCGATCAGTCAGCCGAAGGTAAAGGCGATCGATGAGTTGCCGGACTACACCGTCTACTTCTTCACCGAGGAGTTCCCGTGGAACGACAAGGCCATCAAGAAGGTGTTCAAGAAGGGCGAGCCGCTGGAGCGGCTGGCCGAGTTGCGTGAACTCATCGCGGGTGATCTCGATCTGAACGACGAGACCGGCGTGGAGGAAGCGATCAAAACCTTCGCGGAAACCAAGGGCTTCGGGTTTGGCGATTATCAAGCGGTGGCGCGTTTGGCCGTCACGGGCACCAATGCCGGTCCGGGCCTCACGCAGATATTCCGGGTGCTGGGCAAAGACAAGGTGGTGTCGCGGATGGGCCATTTCCTTGCGAACCCGCCGAGTGCCGAGTGA
- a CDS encoding peptidoglycan recognition protein family protein yields the protein MDDTRGRWSGRLGLTALTLGAALALALGGCASPVESPSTVAPTAESEGDVVPESVPGPAAARAAITVTEAPIAPEVEVAADEATVMVAAPAEPAESPEPKAPIVAERLARRGDEIMVAGQLFHIGTPVVLWTDPGGYDGYRVERRFAPWAEADWDTSRAASKGLSTPNRYGVRAAVLTPQEIEQVRGGGWPLELLQKVVDQFVLHYDAAGTSRRCFARLHDDRGLSIHFMLDVDGTIYQTLDLKERAWHATVANSRSIGIEIANVGAYADPQADALQGWYQTDAESGVVQMRIPGYAQPSGLRDEAADLAPARNEMVAGPIHGEVFHQYDLAEAQYAALAKLTAALSTVFPRIACDYPRDEYGRLITTTLSPDAWSEFSGVLGHYHIQRNKIDPGPALQWDRVIGPAREMLGLEPLPEPTQPVEAAPEVQSDGDEEASPEASTEVEKKIEQSS from the coding sequence ATGGACGACACTCGCGGCAGGTGGTCGGGACGACTTGGTCTGACGGCGCTCACGTTGGGGGCGGCGCTGGCGCTGGCCCTCGGCGGTTGCGCGAGTCCCGTCGAAAGTCCGTCGACGGTTGCCCCGACAGCGGAGAGCGAGGGCGACGTGGTGCCGGAGTCCGTTCCGGGGCCCGCAGCGGCGCGGGCAGCGATCACCGTGACCGAGGCACCGATCGCGCCTGAGGTCGAAGTGGCGGCGGATGAGGCGACGGTGATGGTGGCAGCACCCGCGGAACCGGCAGAATCGCCGGAACCCAAGGCGCCGATCGTAGCTGAGCGTCTCGCGCGCCGAGGCGACGAAATCATGGTGGCGGGGCAGCTGTTTCACATCGGCACGCCGGTGGTGCTGTGGACGGATCCGGGCGGCTACGATGGCTATCGGGTGGAGCGCCGTTTTGCGCCTTGGGCCGAGGCCGATTGGGACACGAGTCGGGCGGCCAGCAAGGGACTGTCGACGCCGAACCGCTATGGCGTGAGGGCGGCGGTGCTGACGCCGCAGGAAATCGAACAAGTGCGCGGCGGCGGCTGGCCCTTGGAGCTGCTGCAGAAGGTGGTCGATCAATTTGTGCTGCATTATGACGCAGCGGGAACGAGTCGGCGGTGTTTTGCGCGGCTGCACGACGACCGGGGTTTGAGCATCCACTTCATGTTGGATGTGGATGGCACTATCTACCAGACGCTCGATTTGAAGGAGCGGGCTTGGCACGCGACGGTGGCGAACAGCCGCTCCATCGGCATCGAGATCGCCAACGTCGGCGCTTATGCCGACCCGCAGGCCGACGCCCTACAGGGCTGGTATCAGACGGATGCCGAATCGGGGGTGGTGCAGATGCGCATTCCGGGCTATGCCCAGCCGTCTGGACTGCGGGATGAAGCGGCGGACCTCGCGCCGGCGCGCAACGAAATGGTGGCGGGGCCGATTCACGGGGAAGTTTTTCACCAATACGACCTGGCGGAGGCGCAATACGCTGCGCTGGCCAAGTTGACGGCGGCACTTTCGACGGTCTTCCCGCGCATCGCCTGTGATTACCCGCGGGATGAATACGGGCGGCTGATCACGACGACCCTGAGTCCGGACGCGTGGTCGGAATTTAGCGGGGTGCTTGGGCACTACCACATTCAGCGCAACAAGATCGATCCGGGACCGGCCCTGCAGTGGGACCGGGTAATTGGGCCGGCGCGGGAAATGTTGGGATTGGAGCCGCTGCCTGAGCCCACGCAGCCGGTCGAAGCGGCGCCGGAAGTGCAGTCGGATGGCGATGAGGAGGCCTCGCCCGAGGCGTCTACGGAGGTGGAAAAGAAGATTGAGCAAAGTTCATGA
- a CDS encoding 3-keto-disaccharide hydrolase: MRTRLLLCLLACTSLALAQNAAWHSLFDGESLSGWQANESPGSWSVQDGAIVAHGPRSHLFYVGEVNGHSFKNFEFSAEVLTTLGSNSGIYIHTKLAPDPWPTTGYECQVVNSTRPPAKPGDYVERKMTGSIYAVRNTWRTPARDNEWFEYRIKVMGRTIQTFINGELICQYTEGGQHWRAPDKKLRRLSAGTFALQGHDPDSVVHYRNLRVRILPDNAASLETPLQDLELDELIAQLSDRNYPLIDFGITAKSVAQETAQLEAARRLGVTLSYSIGDAAKLDQLASRGTLALFNDRTAPPTVAQLKAAKAAGMRIAFSSGGTTRLAPERLKARLQAILDADLSWNDLWAP; this comes from the coding sequence ATGCGCACTCGACTCCTGCTCTGCCTGCTCGCCTGCACCTCCCTCGCCCTGGCCCAAAACGCCGCCTGGCACTCCCTCTTCGACGGTGAGTCTCTCTCCGGCTGGCAAGCCAACGAAAGCCCGGGCTCCTGGTCCGTGCAGGACGGTGCCATCGTCGCCCACGGTCCGCGTTCGCACCTGTTCTACGTCGGTGAAGTAAACGGTCATTCCTTCAAGAACTTCGAGTTCTCCGCCGAGGTGCTGACCACACTGGGCTCCAACTCCGGCATCTACATTCACACCAAGTTGGCGCCCGATCCCTGGCCCACCACCGGCTACGAATGCCAGGTGGTTAACTCCACCCGCCCTCCAGCCAAACCCGGCGATTACGTGGAGCGCAAAATGACCGGCTCCATTTACGCCGTGCGCAACACCTGGCGCACGCCCGCCCGCGACAACGAGTGGTTCGAATACCGCATCAAGGTGATGGGCCGCACCATCCAGACCTTCATCAACGGCGAACTCATCTGCCAATACACCGAAGGCGGCCAACACTGGCGCGCCCCCGATAAAAAACTCCGCCGCCTCTCCGCCGGCACCTTCGCCCTGCAAGGGCACGATCCCGACAGCGTCGTGCATTACCGCAACCTCCGCGTCCGCATCCTGCCCGACAACGCTGCCTCTCTCGAAACCCCGCTACAGGATCTCGAGCTCGACGAACTCATCGCCCAACTCTCCGACCGCAACTACCCGCTCATCGACTTCGGCATCACCGCCAAATCGGTGGCCCAGGAGACTGCGCAACTCGAGGCCGCCCGCCGTCTCGGCGTCACCCTGTCCTATTCAATCGGCGATGCCGCCAAACTCGATCAACTCGCCTCGCGCGGCACGCTGGCCCTGTTCAACGATCGCACTGCACCGCCCACCGTGGCCCAGTTGAAAGCCGCTAAAGCCGCCGGCATGCGCATCGCCTTCAGCTCTGGCGGCACCACTCGACTCGCGCCGGAGCGCCTCAAAGCCCGCCTCCAGGCCATCCTCGACGCCGACCTCAGCTGGAACGACCTCTGGGCCCCGTAA
- a CDS encoding YifB family Mg chelatase-like AAA ATPase, translating to MLATIHSAALRGIDAELVHVEVNHGETGPPETVLVGLPDAAVKESRDRVGSALANSGFEKPRTRVTINLAPGHLRKEGPCYDLPIALGLLAATSVLSGERLQDYLIAGELSLSGATRPIRGALAIARLAKKLGKRGLLLPAGSAAEAALVEGLEVHVVESLDQAFRFLAGMIELPPAAPLPVASATSAGMPDFADVKGQAAVRRAIEVAVAGGHNILMIGPPGSGKSMIAKRVPSIMPPPALDEALEILSIQSVANPAGGEAEVQHFGLRPVRCPHHTISDVGLLGGGTIPGPGEVSLAHHGVLFLDELPEFKRSALEVLRQPLEDGRVTISRSAGKITLPCAFMLVSAMNPCPCGYLGDNEHTCRCTPAQIQRYRARVSGPLLDRIDLHVEAPAVSVRDLRSAAPGEPSAAMRARITAARDRQLQRFSSTRVSCNARMTQAQLRRFAVIDREMGDLLERAMTQLSLSARAYDRILKVARTIADLAGAEHIASPHLLEAIQYRSLDRSSVS from the coding sequence ATGCTCGCCACCATCCACTCCGCCGCCCTGCGCGGCATCGACGCCGAACTGGTTCACGTCGAAGTCAACCACGGCGAAACCGGCCCGCCCGAAACCGTGTTGGTCGGCCTGCCCGATGCAGCCGTCAAAGAATCCCGCGACCGCGTGGGTTCCGCCCTCGCCAACAGTGGTTTCGAAAAGCCGCGCACTCGCGTGACCATTAACCTCGCCCCGGGTCACTTGCGCAAAGAAGGCCCCTGCTACGACCTGCCGATCGCCCTCGGTCTGCTCGCCGCCACCTCGGTGCTGTCGGGGGAACGTTTGCAGGACTACCTCATCGCCGGCGAGCTTAGCCTCTCCGGTGCGACCCGGCCCATCCGCGGCGCCCTCGCCATCGCCCGTCTCGCCAAAAAACTGGGCAAACGCGGCCTGCTCCTGCCCGCCGGTTCCGCCGCCGAGGCCGCCCTCGTGGAGGGCCTCGAAGTGCACGTCGTCGAGTCGCTCGACCAAGCGTTTCGCTTCCTCGCCGGCATGATCGAGCTGCCACCCGCCGCGCCGCTGCCCGTCGCTTCCGCCACCTCTGCCGGCATGCCCGACTTCGCCGACGTCAAAGGCCAGGCCGCCGTGCGCCGGGCCATCGAGGTCGCCGTCGCCGGCGGCCACAATATCTTGATGATCGGACCGCCCGGCTCGGGCAAATCCATGATCGCCAAGCGCGTGCCGTCGATCATGCCGCCGCCCGCGTTGGATGAGGCCTTGGAAATCCTCAGCATCCAATCCGTCGCCAACCCGGCCGGCGGCGAAGCCGAGGTGCAGCACTTCGGCCTGCGCCCCGTGCGTTGCCCCCATCACACCATTTCCGATGTGGGACTCCTTGGCGGCGGCACCATCCCCGGACCCGGCGAAGTATCTCTCGCCCATCACGGGGTGCTCTTTCTCGACGAGTTGCCCGAGTTCAAACGCAGCGCGTTGGAAGTTCTCCGCCAACCGCTCGAAGACGGCCGCGTCACCATCTCGCGCAGCGCCGGCAAAATCACCCTGCCCTGCGCCTTCATGCTCGTGAGCGCAATGAATCCGTGCCCCTGCGGCTACCTCGGCGACAACGAGCACACCTGCCGCTGCACGCCCGCGCAGATCCAGCGCTACCGGGCCCGCGTGAGCGGCCCCCTGCTCGACCGCATCGACCTCCACGTCGAGGCTCCCGCGGTATCTGTGCGCGACCTGCGTTCCGCCGCGCCGGGCGAACCCTCTGCCGCCATGCGCGCACGCATCACCGCCGCCCGCGATCGCCAACTCCAGCGCTTCAGTTCCACCAGAGTCTCCTGCAACGCCCGCATGACTCAGGCGCAACTCCGTCGCTTCGCTGTCATCGATCGCGAGATGGGCGACTTGCTCGAACGCGCCATGACCCAGCTCTCGCTGTCCGCTCGCGCCTACGACCGCATCCTCAAAGTCGCCCGCACCATCGCCGATCTCGCCGGTGCTGAACATATCGCGTCGCCCCACTTGCTCGAGGCCATCCAATACCGCAGCTTGGACCGGTCGTCGGTCAGTTAG
- the coaE gene encoding dephospho-CoA kinase (Dephospho-CoA kinase (CoaE) performs the final step in coenzyme A biosynthesis.) — protein MTIGVTGGMGCGKSTVTKLLAELGYPLIDSDQVVRDEILTDPEVVDLARQRWGAEVLTAEGLLDRAAIAQRVFADAEELEALESWVHPRLYARWRERMEAAPDQSWVIEVPLLFEKGLENWFDFIVCVASSADVQLARLTQRGVPHALAEQRISKQLPLARKTVLADLVLWNDGTLPFLREQVDALHEELGSRQVNP, from the coding sequence ATGACCATCGGCGTAACAGGCGGAATGGGATGCGGCAAATCCACCGTGACCAAACTTTTGGCTGAGTTGGGCTATCCCTTGATTGACTCCGACCAAGTGGTGCGGGACGAGATTTTGACTGATCCCGAGGTGGTGGACTTGGCCCGGCAGCGTTGGGGAGCTGAGGTTTTGACCGCGGAGGGGCTCCTGGATAGAGCGGCGATCGCGCAGCGGGTTTTTGCCGATGCGGAGGAGCTCGAAGCACTGGAGTCCTGGGTTCACCCTCGGTTGTATGCCCGTTGGCGGGAGCGGATGGAGGCCGCCCCGGACCAAAGTTGGGTCATCGAGGTGCCGCTGCTCTTTGAGAAAGGGTTGGAAAATTGGTTTGATTTCATCGTTTGCGTGGCCTCAAGTGCGGACGTTCAGCTCGCTCGGTTGACCCAGCGCGGAGTTCCCCATGCGCTTGCCGAGCAACGAATTTCGAAGCAATTGCCACTGGCGCGTAAAACCGTCTTAGCCGATCTGGTGCTGTGGAACGACGGCACCCTCCCGTTTCTTCGGGAGCAGGTTGACGCTTTGCACGAGGAGCTCGGCTCCCGGCAGGTGAACCCCTGA
- the rho gene encoding transcription termination factor Rho, translating to MEDSAIPAGDDASADVPAKKKTVKRARTTTKKATVKRPRKKAADSDTPELALGDTSAPVEPSAAAEKPAQPTRAERSARTRTRKKDVEAPAAPVTSEAPAPTPAPAAPVEKPAPAPTSSASETSPTVKSESSASAPKIESAGDTARSDAKPTPESREQNAESRRGPTNDGASDERSSGGNDGNEQSGDGEGRWRNNRKDRDRGDRGDRGDRGDRGDRGDRGDRGGDRGDRKGKRGKKNKWKKGDPKDRPPAQPLPPGMEEVKLGDLPDRDAFNDLAALDAAAQAVRDSSKTPINIESLYPLGISELGARGQAIGASIDGVPSRRLWLEAIFKTAAEKELPMWDHGWLDMTDDGYGFVVHPHVSYRMYPENSYVPASLVKRYGLKRGHEVEVIVRPPAAGERCPVVIGIESVMGREPDTIAAVTPFEELEPYYPLKRIMMEATGVHKDISMRAVDLLTPTGFGQRGLIVAPPRTGKTVLMQNMANSISNNHPDTKLIMLLIDERPEEVTDFKRHTKGEVVSSTFDEAPTNHVHAAEMVIEKARRLVELGQHVVILLDSITRLARAYNALAGNSGKIMSGGIEATALQKPKRFFGSARNIEGGGSLTILGTALIDTNSRMDEVIFEEFKGTGNMELHLDRGLSDKRIFPAINIDRSGTRKEELIYHPEEMTRVYGLRRAMQGIPPVEAMEMFITRLRKTKTNAEFLMSLNR from the coding sequence ATGGAAGATTCCGCAATCCCTGCAGGCGACGACGCCTCCGCCGATGTTCCGGCCAAGAAAAAAACGGTGAAGCGTGCCCGCACGACGACCAAGAAAGCGACTGTGAAGCGGCCGCGTAAGAAGGCCGCGGATTCGGATACGCCGGAATTGGCCTTGGGCGATACTTCGGCTCCGGTCGAGCCAAGTGCCGCGGCGGAGAAACCGGCCCAGCCGACCCGCGCTGAACGCTCGGCCCGCACGCGCACCAGGAAGAAGGACGTGGAGGCTCCGGCTGCTCCGGTGACCAGCGAAGCCCCGGCGCCCACGCCAGCTCCGGCCGCGCCGGTCGAGAAGCCGGCCCCGGCTCCGACCTCCAGCGCCAGCGAGACGTCGCCCACTGTCAAAAGTGAAAGTTCTGCCTCGGCCCCGAAGATCGAATCCGCCGGCGATACCGCTCGTTCCGACGCCAAACCGACTCCCGAAAGCCGCGAGCAAAATGCGGAATCCCGTCGTGGACCGACCAATGACGGTGCCAGCGATGAGCGATCCTCCGGTGGCAATGACGGAAACGAACAAAGTGGCGACGGCGAGGGACGCTGGCGCAACAACCGTAAAGACCGTGACCGTGGAGACCGTGGAGACCGCGGCGACCGTGGCGACCGTGGAGATCGTGGCGACCGTGGAGATCGCGGCGGCGACCGCGGTGACCGCAAGGGTAAGCGCGGCAAGAAGAACAAGTGGAAGAAGGGCGACCCCAAGGATCGTCCGCCGGCACAGCCGCTGCCTCCGGGCATGGAAGAGGTGAAGCTGGGCGACCTGCCGGACCGTGATGCTTTCAACGATCTCGCCGCGCTCGATGCCGCCGCCCAGGCGGTGCGCGATTCAAGCAAGACCCCGATCAATATCGAGTCCCTTTACCCGCTGGGCATTTCCGAGCTCGGCGCTCGTGGTCAGGCCATTGGAGCATCGATCGATGGCGTGCCCAGCCGTCGCCTTTGGTTGGAGGCCATCTTCAAAACGGCGGCGGAAAAAGAGCTGCCGATGTGGGACCACGGTTGGTTGGACATGACCGACGACGGCTACGGTTTTGTGGTGCACCCGCACGTTTCCTACCGCATGTATCCGGAGAACAGCTACGTGCCGGCTTCGCTGGTGAAGCGTTACGGTCTCAAGCGCGGCCATGAGGTCGAGGTGATCGTGCGTCCGCCGGCCGCTGGTGAACGTTGCCCGGTTGTGATCGGCATTGAATCGGTCATGGGGCGCGAACCCGACACTATTGCGGCGGTCACCCCGTTTGAGGAGCTGGAGCCGTATTATCCGCTCAAGCGCATCATGATGGAGGCGACCGGCGTGCATAAGGACATTTCCATGCGTGCGGTCGACCTGCTCACGCCGACTGGCTTTGGTCAGCGTGGCCTCATCGTGGCCCCGCCTCGCACCGGTAAGACGGTGTTGATGCAGAACATGGCCAACTCGATTTCGAACAACCACCCCGATACCAAGCTCATCATGCTGCTGATCGACGAGCGCCCGGAGGAAGTGACCGACTTTAAGCGGCACACCAAGGGCGAGGTGGTTTCCTCCACCTTCGACGAGGCGCCGACCAATCACGTGCATGCCGCGGAAATGGTGATCGAGAAGGCCCGCCGTCTGGTCGAGCTCGGCCAGCACGTGGTGATCCTGCTCGACTCCATTACCCGTCTGGCGCGCGCCTACAACGCGCTCGCCGGCAACAGCGGCAAGATCATGTCGGGCGGTATCGAGGCGACCGCGCTGCAGAAGCCCAAGCGTTTCTTCGGCTCGGCCCGCAATATCGAAGGCGGCGGTTCGCTCACCATTCTCGGCACCGCGCTCATCGATACCAACAGTCGCATGGACGAGGTCATCTTCGAGGAGTTCAAGGGCACCGGTAATATGGAGCTGCATCTCGATCGGGGTCTGTCTGACAAGCGCATCTTCCCGGCGATCAACATCGATCGCTCCGGCACGCGTAAGGAGGAGCTCATCTATCATCCCGAGGAAATGACGCGCGTTTACGGTCTGCGTCGCGCAATGCAGGGCATCCCGCCGGTTGAGGCGATGGAGATGTTCATCACGCGCCTGCGAAAGACGAAGACCAACGCAGAGTTCCTGATGAGTCTGAATCGCTAG
- a CDS encoding GspE/PulE family protein: MHAGTDIVLDMARRAGRLTEEELARITTRQQELAAEQERAPSAAEVAVSLELLTDEECCEWMVAEFALPRVSLTGRAVAGEVLGLLEGEQARRYDALPIELRDDTLVLGMADPLDVDAIDDLAALTGRLVEPVLVARGELRAALDRFYGSAEEPEISVEMVAGGDGADGELAGTESGAEDAPIIRRLRGIISDASRRRASDVHLEPLERRFRVRYRIDGRLLEVEGLPKRLQLPLISRAKIMAGMSIAEKRLPQDGRIQHRVDGRTIDLRVSSVPTAHGESIVMRLLDTEGLNPDLAELGLLSEDEAQLRRFVGQSDGMVLVTGPTGSGKTTTLYSCLHAINRPDRKIITVEDPVEYQLSGVNQVPVRSEVGLSFAAALRAMLRQAPNVVMVGEVRDRETAEIAINASLTGHLVFSTLHTNDAPGAVTRLIDLGVKPFLIASALRAVVAQRLVRRVCEGCAEVEAPSEMARALFADAGLDAMGTPQCRRGKGCADCNQTGYRGRLAIFEFFVVNETIERMIHDHVDLPTLRSAALAAGMRSLRMDGLRKVQLGLTTLDEILAATVSEDSA; encoded by the coding sequence ATGCACGCCGGCACCGACATCGTTCTCGATATGGCCCGGCGCGCGGGGCGACTCACCGAAGAAGAGTTGGCGCGGATCACCACGCGCCAGCAGGAACTCGCGGCGGAGCAGGAACGAGCCCCCTCCGCGGCGGAGGTGGCTGTTTCGCTCGAGTTGCTCACCGACGAGGAATGTTGCGAGTGGATGGTGGCGGAGTTCGCCCTGCCCCGTGTCTCGCTGACGGGACGCGCGGTTGCGGGGGAGGTTTTGGGACTGCTCGAGGGCGAGCAGGCCCGGCGCTACGATGCGCTGCCGATCGAGTTGCGCGACGATACGCTGGTGCTCGGCATGGCCGATCCGTTGGACGTGGATGCGATCGACGACCTCGCCGCGCTCACCGGTAGGCTGGTCGAGCCGGTGTTGGTGGCGCGCGGTGAATTGCGGGCGGCGTTGGATCGGTTTTACGGGAGCGCCGAGGAACCGGAGATCTCGGTCGAGATGGTGGCCGGTGGAGATGGGGCAGACGGCGAGCTTGCGGGGACGGAAAGCGGGGCTGAGGATGCGCCCATTATCCGGCGGTTGCGTGGGATTATCAGCGACGCTTCGCGACGGCGTGCCTCGGATGTGCATCTGGAACCGTTGGAACGCCGCTTTCGGGTGCGCTATCGCATCGACGGTCGGCTCCTTGAGGTGGAGGGACTGCCCAAGCGGCTGCAGCTTCCGCTGATCTCGCGAGCGAAGATCATGGCGGGCATGTCGATCGCGGAGAAGCGGCTGCCCCAGGACGGACGCATCCAACATCGGGTGGATGGGCGCACGATCGATTTGCGCGTGTCTTCGGTGCCGACGGCGCACGGCGAAAGCATCGTGATGCGGCTGTTGGACACGGAAGGGCTTAACCCGGATTTGGCGGAGTTGGGTTTGTTGTCGGAGGACGAGGCGCAGCTGCGGCGGTTTGTCGGCCAGAGTGACGGCATGGTGCTGGTGACAGGACCGACGGGCTCGGGTAAAACGACCACGCTCTACAGTTGCCTGCATGCGATCAATCGACCCGACCGCAAAATCATCACGGTGGAGGATCCGGTGGAGTATCAGTTGAGCGGCGTAAACCAAGTGCCGGTGCGCAGCGAGGTGGGCCTGAGTTTTGCGGCGGCGTTGCGCGCCATGCTGCGCCAAGCGCCGAATGTGGTGATGGTGGGTGAGGTGCGTGATCGGGAAACGGCGGAGATCGCCATCAATGCCTCGCTGACGGGCCACCTCGTGTTCTCGACGCTGCACACCAACGACGCACCGGGAGCGGTGACGCGTCTGATCGATCTGGGCGTCAAACCGTTCCTGATCGCGAGTGCATTGCGAGCGGTGGTGGCGCAGCGGTTGGTGCGGCGGGTCTGCGAGGGTTGTGCCGAAGTGGAGGCTCCAAGCGAAATGGCGCGGGCGTTGTTTGCCGACGCTGGCTTGGACGCGATGGGCACCCCACAATGCCGCCGCGGAAAGGGCTGCGCCGACTGCAATCAAACCGGCTACCGCGGCCGCCTGGCCATTTTTGAATTCTTCGTCGTCAACGAGACGATCGAACGCATGATCCACGACCATGTTGATTTGCCCACGCTCCGCTCCGCCGCGCTCGCGGCTGGCATGCGCAGTCTCCGGATGGATGGTTTGCGCAAAGTGCAGCTGGGCTTGACCACCCTTGACGAAATCCTCGCCGCCACGGTGTCCGAGGACTCTGCCTAA